Genomic segment of Candidatus Gracilibacteria bacterium:
TGACAAAAAAATTATTCATCTTTCAGACAATGAAGTGTTTCTTGATGGTGGCGCCTATGATGGTGATACGATTAGATTGATTATCAAAGAATCAAAAAATAGGTTTAAAAACATATTTGCATTCGAGCCGGACAATAAAAATTACAAAAAAATAAATAATTATGTCAGGCAATTAAAAGATTCCAGAATAAAAATATTTAGGCTAGGGTTAGGAGATAAAAACAATACCCTTAGTTTTACAAACGAGGGAAATTTACAATCAAAAGTTATTAAATACGGTAAAATTCAAATAAAAATCGTTCCAATAGATAAATATATCGACGAACATTTTACCTACATCAAATTAGATATAGAAGGTTTTGAAAAAAAAGCATTAATTGGGGCAAAAAAGACTATAAAAAAATATAAACCAAAACTTGTCATATGTTCTTATCATAACCTGAATGACATATGGGAATTAACTATTCTCATAAAAAAGTTTCGACCGGATTATAAAATATTTTTACGGCATTACTCAGATTTTTTAATGGATACTATTTGTTATGCTGTTTAAAAAATTATGAATGAAGTTAGGTCTTGTCCAATTTGTTTACATGATAAAAGCGAATTATTATACACTCAGAAATTTGCCGAACATTTTGAGCATAAAATTGTTTTATGTAATTTTTGTGGTTTTGTTTACGTAAACAATACACCTTCTCAAAAATATTATAATGAATATTATAAAAATCAATCAAAATATGAGGGTACTCGTCAACATGAAATGCATGACGAATTTACATATAAACAATTTGACTATATTCTTAGGAAATTTATCCCAAAAAATTCAAGTATTTTAGAGGTAGGTTGTTCAGTAGGAAAGTTACTTGACTTTATAAAGCATAGAGGCTACAAGAATTTATTAGGGGTTGAGCCTGCTCCAGAGTGCAGAATAATCGCAAAGAAAGATTATAATATATCAGTTATTACATCAACTCTTGAAAAGTTTGCTTCAAAGAGGAAATATGATCTAGTTATTTTTTCAGCAGTATTGGAACATTTGACGGAAGTAAGAAATGCAATAATAAAAGCATATTCACTATTAAATACAAATGGAATGATTTATATTTGTGTGCCGGATGCAGAGCGTTTTCATAAAAAATTTGATGAACCGTATGGCGAATTTTCTACTGAACATATTAACTTTTTTACAGAAAAGTCACTATATCAACTAATGAGTAACTGTGATAAAGTTTTTATAAAAAGCGATGGAAAGGCAATCGTTTCACTATGGAAAAAAATAAAGATAGAAGATAACGGAATGCATAAATACATTTCACAATCACAAAAAAAAATGGGCCTTATTTTAAAAAAAATTGAATTATTGCCAAAAAATACCATTATTTGGGGAGTGGGCGCCTTGACTCAAAGATTACTTATGACAACAAAAATAAGAAATAAAATATTTAAATTTGTAGACAGTAATAAGAATTTAATAGGAAAAAAATTAGACGGAATCGATATATTATCACCTGACAAGTTAGTTGAATATAATAATCCTATATTAATCTC
This window contains:
- a CDS encoding FkbM family methyltransferase, with translation DKKIIHLSDNEVFLDGGAYDGDTIRLIIKESKNRFKNIFAFEPDNKNYKKINNYVRQLKDSRIKIFRLGLGDKNNTLSFTNEGNLQSKVIKYGKIQIKIVPIDKYIDEHFTYIKLDIEGFEKKALIGAKKTIKKYKPKLVICSYHNLNDIWELTILIKKFRPDYKIFLRHYSDFLMDTICYAV
- a CDS encoding class I SAM-dependent methyltransferase; translation: MNEVRSCPICLHDKSELLYTQKFAEHFEHKIVLCNFCGFVYVNNTPSQKYYNEYYKNQSKYEGTRQHEMHDEFTYKQFDYILRKFIPKNSSILEVGCSVGKLLDFIKHRGYKNLLGVEPAPECRIIAKKDYNISVITSTLEKFASKRKYDLVIFSAVLEHLTEVRNAIIKAYSLLNTNGMIYICVPDAERFHKKFDEPYGEFSTEHINFFTEKSLYQLMSNCDKVFIKSDGKAIVSLWKKIKIEDNGMHKYISQSQKKMGLILKKIELLPKNTIIWGVGALTQRLLMTTKIRNKIFKFVDSNKNLIGKKLDGIDILSPDKLVEYNNPILISSFAFKDEIAKETRKRELKNKIVTF